The following are encoded in a window of Dictyostelium discoideum AX4 chromosome 6 chromosome, whole genome shotgun sequence genomic DNA:
- the arcC gene encoding actin related protein 2/3 complex, 21 kDa subunit — translation MVYHSQFNDESAGFRLVGNVPILPLKTTHKGPAPKGDANSVDIIDEALDLFKANILFRNFEVQGNGDRVLIYLTLYITKCLLKIAPMNKADAEKALFLIAQEQFSIPGESAFPLGGLVTVPNTRDAADTLRQYFTQLRLELGVRLCQRVYAVDPSKANKWWICFSKRKFLNKAL, via the exons ATGGTTTATCACTCACAATTCAACGACGAAAGTGCTGGTTTCAGATTAGTTGGTAATGTTCCAATTTTACCACTCAAAACTACACACAAAGGTCCAGCACCAAAAGGAG atgCCAACTCAGTTGATATTATCGATGAAGCACTCGATCTATTCAAAGCTAACATTTTATTCAGAAATTTTGAAGTTCAAGGTAATGGTGATcgtgttttaatttatcttaCTCTTTACATTACCAAATGTCTTTTAAAGATTGCACCAATGAACAAAGCTGATGCTGAAAAagcattatttttaattgctcAAGAACAATTCTCAATTCCAGGTGAATCTGCTTTCCCATTAGGTGGTTTAGTAACTGTACCAAATACTCGTGATG cTGCTGATACATTACGTCAATACTTCACCCAATTAAGATTGGAGCTCGGTGTTCGTCTCTGCCAACGTGTATATGCTGTTGACCCATCAAAAGCCAACAAATGGTGGATTTGCTTCTCAAAGAGAAAATTCTTAAACAAAGCcttataa
- the mcm5 gene encoding MCM family protein has translation MSGFDEGNVTVSGGGGKGGFKKNNGFVEDTSVRDLFKRFINEWKDQDNVFIYKEQLRQHYNLGWHYIEVSIDHLTDFNQELSGRFISSPNELMPSFEDAIKDIIKEMNYNKEQVDEDIQILFKSSANPEPIRYLRAGLISKLVKVQGIVISASRTQPKPSTMVVKCKNCQHTQTLHIRPGIVSSVLPQQCERGSNDAGKPCPNNPYVVLSDQSTFVNQQILKLQESPETIPTGEMPRHIILSLDKSLADKITPGTRIKVLGVLGIFEGGGKRREIAGGTIRTNYLRVLGITSDNAGRDSMHFTPSEEQSFKVFSRRQDLRNIIASSIAPSIYGHEDIKRAISCQLFGGSSKKLPDKMRLRGDINLLLLGDPGTAKSQLLKFVEKVAPISVYTSGKGSSAAGLTASVIREPSTGEYYLEGGAMVVADGGVVCIDEFDKMNVDDRVAIHEAMEQQTISIAKAGITTILNSRTSVLAAANPVYGRYNDAADDNINFQSTILSRFDLIFIVKDPKNEKRDFIISKHVINIHEKSSRSGGSGSVGNNTYDLSNTVVDDSHIGENEVTIQYLKKYIAYARSRISPRLSEDAVTTLKNHYVSVRAKSKEQEMINNGSYGGGGSKNSVETERKKRKNAIPITVRQLEAIIRISESLAKMSLSPIATNEHAKEAIRLFDISTFDAITTNNTVNETLTPERLENIRTAEKYLKDRVPIGSSIRIKDVRFQLSRSGLDHFTILKAVDILVGRDEFEFRNQKRTLFRKQ, from the exons ATGTCAGGATTTGATGAAGGAAATGTAACAGttagtggtggtggaggtAAAGgtggatttaaaaaaaacaatggatTCGTTGAAGATACAAGCGTTcgagatttatttaaaagatttataaaTGAATGGAAGGATCAAGATAatgtatttatatataaagaaCAATTAAGACAACATTATAATTTAGGATGGCATTATATTGAAGTTAGTATTGATCATTTAACAGATTTTAATCAAGAATTATCAGGTCGTTTTATTTCTTCACCAAATGAATTAATGCCATCA tttgaagatgcaattaaagatattattaaagaaatgaATTATAATAAAGAACAAGTTGATGAAgatattcaaatattatttaagaGTTCAGCTAATCCTGAACCAATTAGATATTTAAGGGCAGGATTAATTAGTAAATTGGTAAAAGTTCAAGGTATAGTTATTTCAGCGAGTAGAACTCAACCAAAACCATCGACGATGGTAgtaaaatgtaaaaattgtCAACATACCCAAACCTTACATATTAGACCGGGCATTGTATCATCTGTACTTCCACAACAATGTGAGAGAGGATCAAATGATGCAGGTAAACCATGTCCAAACAATCCATATGTGGTATTATCGGATCAATCTACATTTGTAAATCAACAGATTTTAAAACTTCAAGAATCACCTGAAACAATTCCAACCGGTGAAATGCCACGTcatattatattatcattGGATAAAAGTTTAGCAGATAAAATTACACCAGGTACACGTATAAAGGTGTTGGGTGTTTTAGGTATATTTGAGGGTGGAGGTAAAAGAAGAGAGATTGCAGGTGGTACAATTCGTACCAATTATCTAAGAGTGTTGGGTATTACCTCTGATAATGCAGGTCGTGATTCAATGCATTTCACACCTTCTGAGGAACAATCTTTCAAGGTATTCTCAAGAAGACAAGATCTAAGAAATATTATAGCAAGTTCAATTGCACCTTCAATCTATGGTCATGAAGATATTAAACGTGCAATTAGTTGTCAACTATTTGGTGGAAGTTCAAAGAAACTACCCGATAAAATGAGATTAAGAGGTGATATTAATCTCTTGTTATTGGGTGATCCTGGTACTGCTAAATCACAACTATTGAAATTCGTAGAGAAGGTTGCACCCATTTCAGTCTATACAAGTGGTAAAGGTAGTAGTGCTGCGGGTTTAACAGCATCGGTAATTCGTGAACCCTCCACTGGTGAGTACTATTTGGAGGGTGGTGCAATGGTGGTTGCTGATGGTGGCGTAGTATgtattgatgaatttgataaaatgaaTGTTGATGATCGTGTTGCAATTCATGAAGCTATGGAACAACAAACCATATCAATTGCAAAAGCAGGTATTACCACCATTTTAAATAGTAGAACCTCAGTATTGGCCGCTGCAAATCCCGTCTATGGTCGTTATAATGATGCTGCAGATGACAATATTAACTTTCAATCTACTATTCTTTCAcgttttgatttaattttcattgtaAAAGATCCAAAGAATGAGAAACGTGATTTCATCATCTCAAAACATGTCATTAATATTCACGAGAAATCAAGtcgtagtggtggtagtggtagtgttGGTAATAATACTTATGACCTTTCAAATACTGTCGTTGATGATAGTCACATCGGTGAGAATGAAGTTACAATTCAATACttgaaaaaatatattgCATATGCTCGTTCAAGAATTAGTCCTCGTTTATCTGAAGATGCCGTtacaactttaaaaaatcattacgTTTCAGTACGtgcaaaatcaaaagaacaagaaatgattaataatggtagttatggtggtggtggttcaaAAAACTCAGTTGAAActgaaagaaagaaaagaaaaaatgcAATTCCAATCACTGTTCGTCAATTAGAAGCTATCATTCGTATCTCTGAATCATTGGCAAAAATGTCCTTATCTCCAATTGCTACGAATGAACATGCAAAAGAGGCAATTCGTTTATTCGATATCTCAACATTTGATGCAATCACTACCAATAATACTGTAAATGAAACTTTAACACCTGAACGTTTAGAAAATATTAGAACCGCTGAAAAATACCTTAAAGATAGAGTACCCATTGGTTCAAGTATTAGAATTAAAGATGTTCGTTTTCAATTATCTCGTTCTGGTTTAGAtcattttacaattttaaaggCTGTCGATATTTTAGTTGGTAGagatgaatttgaatttagaaatcaaaaaagaacTTTATTTagaaaacaataa